One Halostagnicola kamekurae DNA segment encodes these proteins:
- a CDS encoding universal stress protein encodes MYDDILVPTDGSDTVSETLAHALPIATDNDATVHGLYVVDTRITTAATDDTRTDLEESLESDGTVAIEAIERAADEREIDVTTALERGIPSKTILEYADERNIDLIVIGTHGKSPREKIVSLGSVSERVVDNASIPVLVVRDV; translated from the coding sequence CGGCAGCGATACCGTCTCCGAGACGCTCGCCCACGCTCTCCCAATCGCAACGGACAACGACGCGACCGTCCACGGACTCTACGTCGTCGACACCCGCATTACGACCGCAGCGACCGACGATACCAGAACCGATCTCGAAGAATCGCTCGAGTCGGACGGAACGGTCGCGATCGAAGCGATCGAACGCGCGGCCGACGAACGCGAGATCGACGTCACCACCGCGCTCGAGCGCGGGATTCCGTCGAAGACGATTCTCGAGTACGCGGACGAGCGGAATATCGATCTCATCGTGATCGGGACGCACGGAAAGAGTCCGCGCGAAAAAATCGTCTCCCTCGGGAGCGTCTCGGAGCGAGTCGTCGACAACGCGTCTATCCCGGTGCTCGTCGTTCGCGACGTTTGA